A stretch of the Lolium perenne isolate Kyuss_39 chromosome 3, Kyuss_2.0, whole genome shotgun sequence genome encodes the following:
- the LOC139837762 gene encoding uncharacterized protein — protein sequence MTTDLVGALPMVCSPIICGSTVFWTLIDGGAGLNVLSIEAFDKLGVPRDRLRATKPFSGVTDGSTTPIGQVRLPVTFGILGSYRTEHIDFDVAYINLPYNVILDYPALAQFMAATHHAYNVVKMPGAGGDIM from the coding sequence ATGACCACCGACCTGGTGGGGGCGCTTCCTATGGTTTGCTCCCCCATCATCTGCGGCTCCACAGTCTTCTGGACTCTCATCGATGGCGGTGCGGGCTTGAACGTCCTCTCTATCGAAGCCTTCGACAAGCTGGGCGTGCCCCGCGACCGCCTGAGAGCTACGAAGCCGTTCTCTGGGGTCACGGACGGTTCCACCACGCCCATCGGGCAGGTGCGGCTCCCCGTCACGTTCGGCATCCTAGGAAGCTACCGCACCGAGCACATCGACTTCGACGTCGCCTACATCAACCTACCATACAACGTCATCCTCGACTACCCCGCACTGGCGCAGTTCATGGCGGCAACCCATCACGCCTACAATGTCGTCAAGATGCCGGGGGCTGGAGGCGACAtcatgtaa